From one Drosophila subpulchrella strain 33 F10 #4 breed RU33 chromosome 3L, RU_Dsub_v1.1 Primary Assembly, whole genome shotgun sequence genomic stretch:
- the LOC119553393 gene encoding uncharacterized protein LOC119553393, translating to MRNNCNALLLASFVTWSGVLCSTVWGTTEGQETPLALPVAEQTQPTTAIQGEVWEEDDHEVLIRNERGTKSDGLSCRYGKNPWTECDTKTNTRSRTLTLKKGDPACDQTRTIQKKCKKACRYEKGSWSECASGQMTRADKLKTSSDPSCEATRVIKKNCKPGKSKDKSAKEQRKNKDKAARKGRV from the exons ATGAGGAATAATTGTAACGCGCTTTTGCTGGCATCGTTTGTGACTTGGTCGGGGGTGTTGTGCAGCACTGTATGGGGCACCACAGAGGGCCAGGAAACACCTCTCGCACTTCCGGTGGCGGAGCAAACCCAGCCCACTACGGCCATACAAGGCGAAGTATGGGAGGAAGATGATCACGAAGTATTAATAAGAAACGAACGTGGCACCAAGAGCGACG gtTTGTCGTGCCGATACGGCAAGAATCCGTGGACTGAGTGTGATACAAAAACTAATACACGTTCTAGAACCTTGACATTAAAGAAGGGAGACCCAGCATGCGACCAAACGCGAACAATTCAGAAGAAATGTAAAAAAG CATGTCGGTATGAAAAGGGATCCTGGTCGGAATGCGCATCCGGACAAATGACTAGAGCTGATAAATTGAAAACGAGCAGTGATCCGTCCTGCGAAGCAACGCGTGTCATCAAAAAGAACTGCAAGCCCGGAAAGTCCAAGGATAAGAGTGCCAAGGAACAGCGTAAGAACAAAGATAAAG CTGCTCGCAAAGGACGCGTTTAA
- the LOC119553391 gene encoding uncharacterized protein LOC119553391, with protein sequence MYSKNAKMSGWSSSRFDIYKIDNAGKGDTDFSDKSWSFLSPDRKSLGWSDTVASDPYDRYGLESETSIATGDVRNPKDCNKLPFGWIERIAPKTKECYFYDQTNRKVYYTLPPKDCREVERVGWNGVAGKYHECNYRYILRCRHILVKHNESDRCSSYRTRLMKRTKEEALHKITQARDLISTGKVGFAELAKGISDCCSARHGGDLGPLKLTQTSYGFEKKLVRLKINELSDIFETKAGYHILLRTAVNNEKREFWTKHRHLKNKKGSIGKDKFKTYKKGTQQFSRFVDQWEPGIYNLLGQRHTIRDSESNFSHSSSILCKEPSLPFVSDSAEKSKLNKLRLYTQQKHLIRKKIIQQRLDKSVTLGEFLKSIETDGLGNSVVKDHKLKKDLFIKKGIDPKMYKRKR encoded by the coding sequence ATGTATTCTAAAAATGCAAAGATGTCCGGTTGGTCCTCATCAAGATTCGATATATACAAAATAGACAATGCCGGAAAAGGAGACACCGATTTTTCTGATAAGTCTTGGAGCTTCTTAAGCCCGGACCGCAAAAGTCTAGGTTGGAGTGACACCGTTGCCAGCGATCCTTATGATCGCTATGGATTGGAAAGTGAGACATCGATCGCAACTGGCGACGTACGCAATCCCAAGGATTGCAACAAGTTACCTTTCGGTTGGATAGAGCGCATAGCACCCAAAACTAAGGAATGCTATTTCTATGACCAAACTAACCGAAAGGTATATTACACATTGCCTCCGAAGGACTGCAGAGAAGTTGAGAGAGTCGGCTGGAACGGCGTTGCCGGAAAATATCATGAATGCAATTATCGATACATTCTTCGATGCAGGCACATATTGGTGAAGCACAATGAATCAGATAGATGCAGCTCATATCGTACGCGTCTGATGAAAAGAACTAAGGAAGAAGCCTTACATAAGATTACGCAGGCCCGGGATCTAATATCAACCGGCAAAGTAGGGTTTGCTGAATTGGCTAAAGGGATCTCAGATTGCTGTTCTGCTCGACACGGCGGTGACTTGGGCCCCCTTAAACTTACGCAAACGTCTTACGGCTTCGAGAAAAAACTTGTGCGCCTAAAGATCAATGAGCTATCGGATATTTTTGAGACAAAGGCAGGATATCACATTTTGTTGCGGACGGCAGTAAATAACGAGAAAAGAGAGTTCTGGACAAAACACAGGcaccttaaaaataaaaaaggttcTATCGGTaaagataaatttaaaacctacaaAAAAGGAACCCAGCAATTTTCCAGATTTGTGGACCAATGGGAACCAGGAATATACAACTTGCTTGGTCAGAGACATACGATCCGAGATTCGGAAAGTAATTTCAGTCATTCCAGTAGTATATTATGCAAAGAACCAAGTCTGCCTTTTGTGTCTGATTCCGCAGAGAAGAGTAAATTGAACAAATTGAGATTGTACACTCAACAGAAGCATTTAATAAGAAAGAAAATAATTCAGCAAAGGTTGGATAAGTCCGTGACCCTTGGAGAATTCCTCAAATCAATCGAAACTGATGGTCTGGGTAACAGTGTCGTCAAGGATCATAAATTGaaaaaagatttatttattaagaAGGGCATCGAtccaaaaatgtataaaagaAAAAGGTAA
- the LOC119553392 gene encoding uncharacterized protein LOC119553392 isoform X2: protein MNLILTLATVLQLVVVVLAQIPSLIDGEPSSDGIRLVMKRSSGDVVHFRPARGSLDDETVAATTNKETHRPRKNRKPNKSQEHSQQVGGHKSGSRKLVVAENGSAASEGSQPKHKPGYKSTDKQKRQGSKQQHGHGQHHGGSTCRYAKSAWSNCDDKTNTRSRVLSLRKGEQNCLPTRTIQKKCKKGCRYDKGTWSQCIAGQMTREDKLQAEATGGSDQNCNPVRTVNKKCKANGNAAGGKQHGQNRGTKERKQKDKSAGRISPHDQ, encoded by the exons ATGAATCTCATACTAACATTGGCCACAGTCCTGCAATTAGTTGTGGTGGTATTGGCACAGATTCCGTCATTAATCGATGGCGAACCAAGTTCTGATGGCATACGTCTGGTCATGAAGAGGAGTTCCGGTGATGTAGTACACTTTCGCCCGGCTCGTGGGTCTCTGGACGATGAAACCGTGGCAGCCACAACAAATAAGGAGACTCACCGCCCTAGAAAGAATCGGAAGCCTAACAAGTCGCAAGAGCATTCTCAGCAGGTTGGTGGGCATAAGTCTGGTTCAAGGAAACTAGTGGTTGCCGAAAATGGCAGTGCAGCATCAGAGGGATCACAACCGAAGCACAAGCCAGGCTACAAAAGCACTGATAAGCAAAAACGCCAAGGATCCAAGCAGCAGCATGGACATGGCCAACACCACGGAG GGTCGACTTGCCGGTACGCGAAGAGTGCTTGGTCAAATTGTGATGACAAAACAAACACGCGCTCCCGTGTTTTATCTTTAAGAAAAGGAGAGCAAAACTGCTTGCCAACACGCACTATACAGAAAAAGTGCAAGAAAG GCTGCCGCTATGACAAGGGTACATGGTCTCAATGTATCGCTGGACAAATGACCAGAGAGGATAAGTTACAAGCAGAAGCAACCGGCGGTAGTGACCAGAACTGCAATCCTGTGCGTACCGTCAACAAAAAGTGCAAGGCGAATGGTAACGCTGCCGGAGGAAAGCAACACGGCCAAAATCGTGGCACAAAAGAACGAAAACAAAAGGATAAGA GTGCCGGACGCATTTCGCCTCACGATCAATGA
- the LOC119553392 gene encoding uncharacterized protein LOC119553392 isoform X1, with the protein MNLILTLATVLQLVVVVLAQIPSLIDGEPSSDGIRLVMKRSSGDVVHFRPARGSLDDETVAATTNKETHRPRKNRKPNKSQEHSQQVGGHKSGSRKLVVAENGSAASEGSQPKHKPGYKSTDKQKRQGSKQQHGHGQHHGGKRTGSTARTSESGSTCRYAKSAWSNCDDKTNTRSRVLSLRKGEQNCLPTRTIQKKCKKGCRYDKGTWSQCIAGQMTREDKLQAEATGGSDQNCNPVRTVNKKCKANGNAAGGKQHGQNRGTKERKQKDKSAGRISPHDQ; encoded by the exons ATGAATCTCATACTAACATTGGCCACAGTCCTGCAATTAGTTGTGGTGGTATTGGCACAGATTCCGTCATTAATCGATGGCGAACCAAGTTCTGATGGCATACGTCTGGTCATGAAGAGGAGTTCCGGTGATGTAGTACACTTTCGCCCGGCTCGTGGGTCTCTGGACGATGAAACCGTGGCAGCCACAACAAATAAGGAGACTCACCGCCCTAGAAAGAATCGGAAGCCTAACAAGTCGCAAGAGCATTCTCAGCAGGTTGGTGGGCATAAGTCTGGTTCAAGGAAACTAGTGGTTGCCGAAAATGGCAGTGCAGCATCAGAGGGATCACAACCGAAGCACAAGCCAGGCTACAAAAGCACTGATAAGCAAAAACGCCAAGGATCCAAGCAGCAGCATGGACATGGCCAACACCACGGAGGTAAGAGAACTGGATCCACGGCAAGGACCTCAGAGAGCG GGTCGACTTGCCGGTACGCGAAGAGTGCTTGGTCAAATTGTGATGACAAAACAAACACGCGCTCCCGTGTTTTATCTTTAAGAAAAGGAGAGCAAAACTGCTTGCCAACACGCACTATACAGAAAAAGTGCAAGAAAG GCTGCCGCTATGACAAGGGTACATGGTCTCAATGTATCGCTGGACAAATGACCAGAGAGGATAAGTTACAAGCAGAAGCAACCGGCGGTAGTGACCAGAACTGCAATCCTGTGCGTACCGTCAACAAAAAGTGCAAGGCGAATGGTAACGCTGCCGGAGGAAAGCAACACGGCCAAAATCGTGGCACAAAAGAACGAAAACAAAAGGATAAGA GTGCCGGACGCATTTCGCCTCACGATCAATGA
- the LOC119553390 gene encoding mitochondrial import inner membrane translocase subunit TIM50-B, whose product MSLIAIERLLSGWPRFGRKFINTSRSLTSGLWRTMIEQSEETPDSVGKHRTELGYRSCFGYLLHRCNASLVYVARRRYSTYEKTSTQILSKLFPQTSTEPNDEESRERRKREEEEELREMERAWKRMKLGFGLVGIGGILFSFWAIYYFGKPSLDDQGNEVIDEFSALPLTQQYMARTWKSVNHFQRFIQEPSSQKLLPEPLQAPYVQPAYTLVLEIKDVLIHPDWTYETGWRFKKRPGVDVFLKECAKYFEIVVYTAEQGITVFPLLDALDPNGFIMYRLVRDSTHFVGGHHVKNLDNLNRDLKRVVVVDWDKNSTKFHPSNCFSIPRWNGNDNDTTLYDLASFLSVLGTSEIDDVREVLQYYNQFSDSISQFRENQRKLSEQMQADELERNSKSKPIVKNWTRGFIKH is encoded by the coding sequence ATGTCTCTTATAGCCATCGAACGCTTGTTAAGTGGATGGCCGCGATTTGGCCGCAAGTTCATCAATACGTCGCGGTCACTGACCTCTGGCTTGTGGCGCACAATGATCGAGCAGTCTGAAGAAACCCCAGACAGTGTTGGAAAACACAGGACGGAGCTGGGATACAGATCCTGCTTTGGATACCTTCTGCACCGCTGCAATGCATCCTTGGTATACGTTGCGCGGCGACGCTACTCGACCTATGAAAAGACATCTACGCAAATCCTATCCAAACTTTTTCCCCAAACCTCTACGGAACCCAACGACGAGGAGAGTCGTGAGCGTCGCAAACGAGAGGAAGAGGAGGAGTTGAGGGAAATGGAGCGGGCTTGGAAGCGGATGAAACTGGGCTTTGGACTCGTTGGAATAGGTGGTATATTGTTCTCGTTTTGGGCCATTTATTACTTTGGAAAGCCATCGCTAGATGATCAGGGAAACGAAGTTATAGACGAGTTCAGTGCATTGCCCCTAACGCAACAGTATATGGCTCGAACATGGAAGTCGGTGAATCATTTTCAACGtttcattcaagagccatcgAGTCAGAAGCTGCTACCCGAACCTCTTCAGGCTCCATATGTGCAGCCAGCTTATACCTTGGTACTTGAGATTAAGGATGTTTTGATACATCCTGACTGGACTTACGAAACGGGCTGGCGCTTTAAGAAGCGCCCCGGCGTTgatgtatttttaaaggaaTGCGCTAAATATTTCGAAATCGTTGTTTATACGGCAGAGCAAGGGATTACGGTGTTTCCGCTGCTCGACGCCCTTGATCCAAACGGCTTTATCATGTATCGCCTGGTTCGCGACTCCACACACTTTGTTGGCGGCCATCACGTGAAGAATCTGGACAACCTGAATCGAGACTTAAAGCGAGTGGTGGTCGTGGACTGGGATAAGAACTCCACGAAGTTTCACCCATCAAATTGTTTCTCGATACCACGGTGGAATGGGAATGACAATGACACTACCCTCTATGATCTTGCCTCGTTTCTTAGTGTTTTGGGCACAAGTGAGATAGATGATGTTAGAGAAGTGCTGCAGTACTATAATCAGTTTAGTGACTCCATATCGCAGTTCCGGGAAAATCAGCGAAAGCTCAGTGAGCAAATGCAAGCCGATGAGCTGGAAAGGAATAGCAAGTCTAAGCCGATTGTCAAGAATTGGACCCGTGGCTTCATAAAGCATTAA